A part of Nesterenkonia lutea genomic DNA contains:
- a CDS encoding peptide ABC transporter substrate-binding protein, with translation MNHTSRRSRATGAVAVTAAAALVLSACGGGDDGGDGGDNGDAAQAVEGGGTVSAYNCEPQFLVPANSTEVCGSWVLGSLFTGLTQTDFETYEPKAGVAESWETEDNVTWTFTLGEDWTFHDGEEITAQTFVDTYNWVVDPDNAQQSANFFDNFLGYQEVVDGDAEEMEGVRAVDDYTLEIELTEPFSPLPDMLTYTAFYPMPSVAYDDIEAFEQAPVGNGRYQMDGEWEHDVQIAVNRYEDWAGEEPGLPERIEWRIYSEIETAYLDVQSGSLDILDAAPPNRRSTVEADFGENYTDFDTSSFTYLGFPLYQEEFDDVDVRHALSMAIDRESIIDAIFDGAQTPAENIIPPDLIEGNENSCEFCQFDPEAAADLYEEAGGPSELTVYFNSGAGHEDWVAAVANQWEQNLGIEDITFESLEFAQYLGLHDEQEITGPYRLGWTLSYPSAQYAMEPIYSTGASSNYADYSNEEFDELINEANAETDPDTAAGLYTDAEAILLEDMPVIPLWFTNYLTVHSDRIDGESLFMDQATFTHLEQVVVTEE, from the coding sequence GTGAATCACACTTCCCGTCGCTCTCGCGCGACGGGCGCGGTCGCGGTCACCGCGGCGGCAGCCCTGGTGCTGTCAGCCTGCGGCGGCGGCGATGATGGCGGAGACGGCGGCGACAACGGCGACGCCGCACAGGCCGTCGAAGGCGGCGGCACCGTCTCGGCCTACAACTGCGAACCGCAGTTCCTGGTGCCGGCGAACTCCACCGAGGTCTGCGGATCCTGGGTCCTCGGGTCCCTGTTCACCGGCCTGACCCAGACGGATTTCGAGACCTACGAGCCCAAGGCGGGCGTGGCGGAGTCCTGGGAGACCGAGGACAACGTCACCTGGACCTTCACCCTGGGTGAGGACTGGACCTTCCACGACGGCGAAGAGATCACCGCGCAGACCTTCGTGGACACCTATAACTGGGTGGTCGATCCCGACAACGCACAGCAGAGCGCCAACTTCTTCGACAACTTCCTGGGCTACCAGGAGGTCGTCGACGGAGATGCCGAGGAGATGGAGGGCGTGCGCGCAGTCGACGACTACACCCTCGAGATCGAGCTCACCGAGCCCTTCTCCCCGCTGCCTGACATGCTCACCTACACCGCGTTCTACCCGATGCCCTCGGTCGCCTATGACGACATCGAAGCCTTCGAGCAGGCGCCGGTCGGCAACGGCCGCTACCAGATGGACGGCGAGTGGGAGCACGACGTGCAGATCGCCGTGAACCGCTACGAGGACTGGGCCGGCGAGGAGCCGGGCCTGCCCGAGCGCATCGAATGGCGCATCTACTCGGAGATCGAGACCGCCTACCTGGACGTCCAGTCCGGCAGCCTCGACATCCTCGACGCGGCCCCGCCGAACCGTCGCAGCACGGTGGAGGCGGACTTCGGTGAGAACTACACCGACTTCGACACCTCCTCCTTCACCTACCTGGGCTTCCCGCTCTACCAGGAGGAGTTCGACGACGTCGATGTCCGCCACGCACTCTCCATGGCCATCGATCGTGAGTCGATCATCGACGCGATCTTCGACGGCGCCCAGACTCCTGCGGAGAACATCATTCCGCCGGATCTGATCGAGGGCAACGAGAACAGCTGTGAGTTCTGCCAGTTCGATCCCGAGGCTGCGGCCGATCTCTACGAGGAGGCCGGCGGCCCCAGCGAGCTGACCGTCTACTTCAACTCCGGCGCAGGCCACGAGGACTGGGTGGCAGCAGTGGCCAACCAGTGGGAGCAGAACCTCGGCATCGAGGACATCACCTTCGAGTCCCTGGAATTCGCACAGTACCTGGGTCTCCACGACGAGCAGGAGATCACCGGACCGTACCGTCTGGGCTGGACTCTGTCCTACCCCAGCGCGCAGTACGCGATGGAGCCGATCTACTCCACCGGTGCGTCCTCGAACTACGCGGACTACTCCAACGAGGAGTTCGATGAGCTGATCAACGAGGCCAACGCCGAGACTGATCCCGACACGGCGGCAGGGCTCTACACCGACGCCGAGGCCATCCTCCTGGAGGACATGCCCGTCATCCCGCTGTGGTTCACGAACTACCTGACGGTCCACAGCGACCGGATCGACGGCGAGTCCCTCTTCATGGACCAGGCCACCTTCACCCACCTCGAGCAGGTCGTGGTGACCGAGGAGTAA
- a CDS encoding YihY/virulence factor BrkB family protein yields MNEHSDPQGQPDRSDRADRVEGALRAHRDRRHPIEDHGSPGSAATYTDQLQVGTIAAAADQPYMVKNRQREDYAEITGGAHGRRRRKLKSPVKLTGKTLKYSMKRTIAEFARDGCTDLAAGLTYYTVLSIFPALIALVSLLSLVGQANFLEDTLSELVEPSTMDTLQPVLDAVTSAQGAGLGLALGILTALWTASNYVNAFSRSMNRIYEVEEGRSILKLRPLFYLITAVLIVLVAVSAVLLVVSGGLAEAVGNTVGLGSTAVTIFNWAKYPVLLLVVVLCIALLYYATPNLSQPGVRWISGGALLAIVVMILATLGVAFYVSNFSNYSATYGTLAGVIIFLIWIYIMNLVLLLGAEFDSELERGRQLQSGIEAERTIMLPPREMKTAEKKSKKYEALVAQGQALRVTRGETSDPEASWRR; encoded by the coding sequence ATGAACGAGCATTCCGACCCGCAGGGACAACCAGACCGATCCGACAGAGCTGACCGTGTCGAAGGCGCCCTGAGAGCGCACCGCGACCGTCGGCACCCGATCGAAGATCACGGCTCGCCCGGGTCGGCGGCCACCTACACCGACCAGCTGCAGGTCGGCACGATCGCCGCTGCCGCAGACCAGCCCTATATGGTCAAGAACCGGCAGCGCGAGGACTACGCCGAGATCACCGGCGGAGCACACGGCAGAAGGCGCAGGAAGCTGAAATCCCCGGTGAAGCTGACCGGGAAGACCTTGAAGTACTCCATGAAGCGGACGATCGCGGAGTTCGCCCGCGACGGCTGCACCGATCTGGCCGCAGGACTCACCTATTACACGGTGCTCTCGATCTTCCCCGCCCTGATCGCCCTGGTCTCGCTGCTCTCGCTCGTGGGGCAGGCCAACTTCCTCGAGGACACGCTCTCGGAACTCGTCGAACCCAGCACGATGGACACCCTGCAGCCGGTGCTGGACGCCGTGACCTCCGCACAGGGAGCCGGCCTCGGGCTGGCACTGGGCATCCTGACCGCGCTGTGGACGGCGTCGAACTATGTCAACGCCTTCTCCCGGTCCATGAACCGGATCTACGAGGTCGAGGAGGGTCGTTCCATCCTGAAGCTTCGGCCGCTGTTCTACCTGATCACCGCTGTGCTGATCGTGCTGGTGGCCGTCTCCGCCGTCCTTCTCGTCGTCTCAGGCGGCCTCGCTGAGGCTGTCGGGAACACCGTGGGGCTGGGAAGCACCGCCGTGACGATCTTCAACTGGGCGAAATACCCGGTCCTGCTCCTGGTCGTCGTGCTCTGCATCGCGCTGCTCTACTACGCGACTCCAAACCTGAGCCAGCCGGGAGTCCGCTGGATCTCCGGAGGGGCGCTGCTCGCCATCGTGGTCATGATCCTCGCGACACTGGGCGTGGCGTTCTACGTGAGCAACTTCAGCAACTACTCGGCGACCTACGGCACGCTCGCCGGCGTCATCATCTTCCTGATCTGGATCTACATCATGAACCTGGTGCTCCTGCTCGGCGCCGAGTTCGATTCCGAGCTCGAGCGTGGACGCCAGCTGCAGAGCGGCATCGAGGCCGAGCGCACCATCATGCTGCCGCCGCGCGAGATGAAGACCGCAGAGAAGAAGTCCAAGAAGTATGAGGCGCTCGTGGCCCAGGGCCAGGCGCTGCGCGTGACCAGGGGCGAGACCTCTGACCCGGAGGCATCCTGGCGTCGCTGA
- a CDS encoding cation:proton antiporter: protein MEFTDIIEAAGLLCIFLGIATIVISAIGLFKLPDLYLRASAVGTSAGLGVASIVLGALLMDFSGLNLLKAVIAIIAQLLTSAVGSMAIARAGYLNNALPAEITHIDELRLTRRGENRS from the coding sequence ATGGAGTTCACCGACATCATCGAGGCGGCAGGCCTGCTCTGCATCTTCCTCGGCATCGCCACCATCGTCATCTCGGCCATCGGGCTGTTCAAGCTGCCGGATCTCTACCTGCGTGCCTCTGCCGTGGGGACCTCGGCGGGCCTGGGCGTGGCCTCGATCGTGCTCGGGGCGCTGCTGATGGATTTCAGCGGGCTGAACCTGCTCAAGGCCGTCATCGCGATCATCGCCCAGCTGCTCACCTCGGCCGTGGGATCCATGGCCATCGCGCGCGCCGGCTACCTCAACAACGCGCTGCCCGCCGAGATCACCCATATCGACGAGCTGCGACTCACCCGACGCGGCGAGAACAGGAGCTGA
- a CDS encoding monovalent cation/H+ antiporter complex subunit F, which produces MISEWTLEVALLLLAIGMIIASVRGLLGPRTMDRAVAADLIFFATIGFVALIGLRTGIDALFDIILIATLLGFMAALSMARLGSGGRR; this is translated from the coding sequence ATGATCTCCGAATGGACCCTCGAGGTCGCCCTGCTGCTGCTGGCCATCGGCATGATCATCGCCTCGGTCCGCGGCCTGCTCGGACCGCGCACGATGGATCGGGCGGTCGCCGCAGACCTGATCTTCTTCGCCACGATCGGCTTCGTGGCGCTCATCGGGCTGCGCACCGGAATCGATGCGCTCTTCGACATCATCCTCATCGCCACGCTGCTGGGCTTCATGGCGGCGCTGTCGATGGCACGACTCGGATCGGGAGGCCGTCGCTGA
- a CDS encoding Na+/H+ antiporter subunit E: protein MSWPFRIIGFLLWYAKEFLLANISVTADVLRPRRRMKMRPAIVAVPAASQTDSEWTLISSLITLTPGTLTITISREHGILYVHGMFVDSREQLVAEIQEMEDRLLHAMRRVPGDLSRPTERPVVRPPGDGAPRPPSARAGEGA from the coding sequence ATGAGCTGGCCATTTCGGATCATCGGATTCCTGCTGTGGTACGCCAAGGAGTTCCTGTTGGCGAACATCTCGGTCACCGCAGATGTGCTGCGCCCGCGCCGACGGATGAAGATGCGCCCCGCCATCGTGGCAGTGCCCGCGGCCTCGCAGACCGACAGCGAGTGGACGCTGATCTCCTCGCTGATCACGCTGACCCCCGGGACGCTGACCATCACGATCTCGCGGGAGCACGGCATTCTCTACGTCCACGGCATGTTCGTGGACTCGCGCGAGCAGCTGGTCGCCGAGATCCAGGAGATGGAGGATCGGCTGCTGCATGCCATGCGGCGGGTGCCCGGAGACCTGTCCCGGCCCACCGAGCGACCGGTGGTCCGGCCCCCGGGCGACGGCGCTCCCCGTCCCCCCTCGGCCCGGGCGGGTGAGGGCGCATGA
- a CDS encoding monovalent cation/H+ antiporter subunit D family protein: MTQTLPALLPLLVGVPLLIGALGVVVRKKRIIRHVLSMGTLIAMFGFAVVLVVVTSDGTILAHQVGLWDQGIAIPFVVDALSALVLMVMTVLAIASVLFAMATHEARARFFHPFVLVLMAGVSGALMTGDIFNLFVFIEVMLLPSYGLLAMMGAKLGAHGARIYVSVNLLASTLLLVGIALVYATAGTVNLAELHGAAKDDPAVALAGGVVLTAISIKAAVVPVHGWLTRTYPMTSPAVTALFSGIHTKVAIYAIYRIYSLLFDGDERFLWVALVITSVTMVVGVLGAVGEKTTRSILVFHMISQIGYILIGVGLFTLLGLTAAIFYLLHHMIVKASLFLSTGAIEETYGTGEIDKLGGMLKREPLIAVTFMVAALSLAGMPPFSGFVAKFSIIQATLAESHYWVAAVAVVVSVFTLLSMLKIWTGVFMGPEPDDLQERALTYQQRMHGKRYLRVEAQAETPTLTVGPPTATTSAVLAGRQAVKVPLKLILPGILLACITLFFGLGAELLMSWSATAAESLLNPMDYVRAVSGA; this comes from the coding sequence ATGACGCAGACGCTCCCAGCCCTGCTGCCCCTGCTCGTGGGGGTCCCGCTGCTGATCGGCGCCCTGGGCGTCGTGGTGCGCAAGAAGCGGATCATCCGCCATGTGCTCAGCATGGGCACCCTGATCGCGATGTTCGGCTTCGCCGTGGTGCTGGTCGTCGTCACCAGCGACGGCACGATCCTGGCCCACCAGGTCGGACTCTGGGATCAGGGCATCGCCATTCCCTTCGTGGTGGACGCCCTCTCGGCGCTGGTGCTGATGGTGATGACCGTGCTGGCCATCGCCAGCGTGCTCTTCGCCATGGCCACCCACGAGGCCCGCGCCCGCTTCTTCCACCCCTTCGTCCTGGTCCTCATGGCGGGCGTCTCCGGCGCCCTGATGACCGGTGACATCTTCAACCTCTTCGTCTTCATCGAGGTCATGCTGCTGCCCTCCTACGGGCTGCTGGCCATGATGGGCGCGAAGCTCGGCGCCCACGGCGCGCGGATCTACGTCTCGGTGAACCTGCTGGCCTCCACCCTGCTGCTGGTCGGCATCGCTCTGGTCTATGCGACTGCGGGAACCGTGAACCTGGCTGAGCTGCACGGCGCGGCGAAGGATGACCCCGCCGTGGCGCTGGCCGGGGGAGTGGTGCTGACCGCCATCTCCATCAAGGCTGCCGTGGTGCCCGTGCACGGCTGGCTCACCCGCACCTACCCGATGACCTCCCCGGCGGTGACGGCGCTCTTCTCGGGCATCCACACCAAGGTGGCCATCTACGCGATCTACCGCATCTATTCGCTGCTCTTCGACGGCGACGAGCGCTTCCTCTGGGTGGCGCTGGTCATCACCTCGGTGACCATGGTGGTCGGCGTGCTGGGTGCCGTGGGGGAGAAGACCACCCGGTCCATCCTGGTCTTCCACATGATCAGTCAGATCGGCTACATCCTGATCGGCGTCGGACTCTTCACCCTGCTGGGGCTCACCGCGGCGATCTTCTACCTGCTGCACCACATGATCGTGAAGGCCTCGCTGTTCCTCTCCACCGGCGCGATCGAGGAGACCTACGGGACAGGAGAGATCGACAAGCTCGGCGGGATGCTCAAGCGCGAACCGCTGATCGCTGTGACCTTCATGGTGGCGGCGCTCTCGCTGGCCGGCATGCCGCCCTTCTCCGGCTTCGTGGCGAAGTTCTCCATCATCCAGGCGACCCTTGCGGAGTCCCACTATTGGGTGGCCGCCGTGGCCGTGGTGGTCTCGGTCTTCACGCTGCTCTCGATGCTGAAGATCTGGACCGGCGTGTTCATGGGCCCCGAGCCCGATGACCTGCAGGAGCGCGCACTGACCTACCAGCAGCGCATGCACGGCAAGCGGTACCTGCGGGTGGAGGCGCAGGCGGAGACCCCCACGCTGACCGTCGGCCCCCCGACGGCGACGACCTCGGCCGTGCTGGCGGGCAGACAGGCGGTGAAGGTCCCGCTGAAGCTGATCCTGCCGGGCATCCTGCTGGCCTGCATCACCCTCTTCTTCGGACTGGGGGCGGAGCTGCTGATGAGCTGGTCCGCCACGGCCGCGGAGAGCCTGCTCAACCCGATGGACTATGTGAGGGCGGTGAGCGGAGCATGA
- a CDS encoding sodium:proton antiporter, whose translation MSIAIAVGLLTAAAVYLFMQRGMIRIVLGFVLASHAANLMLFAAGNTAFRGVSYVGAGEAGEQADPLPQAFVLTAIVIAFSISMFMVTLAITTTTDDDTEDVEASPARMLAADRGDTNDAGYFGLTTESGDIVVDHGEDETGDPWPEKATGVENSEAAAPSAETPDAAAPGTAETREGETR comes from the coding sequence ATGAGCATCGCCATCGCCGTCGGGCTGCTCACCGCCGCGGCCGTCTACCTGTTCATGCAGCGTGGGATGATCCGGATCGTGCTGGGCTTCGTGCTCGCCAGCCATGCCGCGAACCTGATGCTCTTCGCGGCCGGCAACACCGCCTTCCGCGGAGTGTCCTATGTCGGTGCGGGCGAGGCGGGGGAGCAGGCGGACCCGCTGCCCCAGGCCTTCGTGCTGACCGCGATCGTGATCGCGTTCTCCATCTCGATGTTCATGGTGACCCTGGCCATCACCACCACCACTGACGACGACACCGAAGATGTGGAGGCCTCGCCCGCCCGGATGCTCGCGGCCGACCGCGGTGACACCAACGACGCCGGCTACTTCGGACTGACCACAGAGTCTGGGGACATCGTGGTGGATCACGGTGAGGATGAGACCGGCGACCCGTGGCCGGAGAAGGCCACCGGGGTCGAGAACTCCGAGGCGGCCGCCCCGAGTGCGGAGACACCAGACGCGGCAGCCCCGGGGACCGCCGAGACCAGGGAGGGGGAGACCCGATGA
- a CDS encoding DUF4040 family protein, translating into MTLTVLLLLTLALVPLASMVHRALGRDTGFFAAVALTGIGVSSLPWLSTLLDGGTVQEHLPWIPTIDVGFSLRLDGLSMVFLLLVLFIGALVMAYSARYFSPAKKTSDYYLWMLLFVFAMSGMVLADDLILLFVFWEFTTLCSFFLINRSGDKAPAPAQRTLLITAAGGLGLFSAVLLIIVETGTTRLSEALTSSVWQENATFTSVVAVLIAFAAFTKSAQFPFHMWLPDAMVAPAPVSAYLHAAAMVKAGIYLLLRFSPAFEDSTLWQVLLISTGLTTALMGALFALQRHDIKEIMAYSTVSQLGFLVAVIGIGTPTALVAATIHVIAHALFKSALFMMVGIIEHEAHSRDIRRLHGLSRTMRISLVITLISSLSMAGVPPLLGFVSKEHLLAGFLSADMPAPLTWTLTLIAVLAAIGTFAYCGRIVLGAFTRYTGAGATDEHHEPIDPAETHEAPASFYLPALLPAVAGLLLGFVPFVFDGLVTQAGEAAQTGTYEAEFALWHGFNVELLLSAVIIGGGVLAVMMRARLDDMIPRTLLPFTGVEVVEAMRSGAINFGRRVGDITRSDMHGLHLAAPGILLAGVFIAGLVASPEVGEFDPGHTRMTDWVLITLLVCFLAGTVIAENRSAAVVLTGGAGFVVAAWFFALGAVDVGMTQLLVEILTVVVLVLVLRKLPKRFHKVTRTRRFVAIAVALGFGVMAFAATFALTGRRGQSPAAQWYMENTYETTGALNVVNSILVDFRALDTFGELTVLGVAGFAILAVLNSAFSTSDNEPPTSRQWAGTPLDHPGDNTTAMRSVFNWMAPFIVLLSLILLLRGHYDSGGGFIAALVAGGFFALRYLVAPSDSAVKLRFDYALVIVGGVATGAAIGLAGYLEGSFLRPVVIAEGLPLPWGSDAGFSLTTALIFDVGIYLAVIGAVLVALDRLGQAQRYPAELLKAHRRAHGTSEAELSTLKVPAGYHADPGDLPFEVQSDETRPGIHADVEPRGVNDR; encoded by the coding sequence ATGACGCTCACGGTGCTGCTTCTGCTGACCCTGGCTCTCGTGCCGCTCGCCAGCATGGTCCATCGCGCGCTCGGCAGGGACACCGGCTTCTTCGCCGCCGTGGCGCTGACCGGGATCGGAGTATCCTCGCTGCCGTGGCTGTCCACGCTGCTGGACGGGGGCACGGTGCAGGAGCATCTGCCCTGGATCCCCACCATCGACGTGGGCTTCAGCCTGCGGCTGGATGGGCTCAGCATGGTCTTCCTGCTGCTCGTGCTCTTCATCGGTGCCCTGGTGATGGCGTACTCCGCCCGCTACTTCTCTCCGGCGAAGAAGACCTCGGACTATTACCTGTGGATGCTGCTCTTCGTGTTCGCGATGAGCGGGATGGTGCTGGCAGATGATCTGATCCTGCTCTTCGTCTTCTGGGAGTTCACCACGCTGTGCTCCTTCTTCCTGATCAACCGGTCCGGGGACAAGGCGCCCGCTCCTGCCCAGCGCACCCTGCTGATCACCGCGGCCGGCGGCCTGGGCCTGTTCAGCGCAGTGCTGCTGATCATCGTGGAGACCGGCACCACTCGGCTCTCCGAGGCGCTGACCAGCAGCGTCTGGCAGGAGAACGCCACGTTCACCTCCGTGGTCGCCGTGCTCATCGCCTTCGCCGCGTTCACCAAGTCCGCCCAGTTCCCCTTCCACATGTGGCTGCCCGACGCGATGGTCGCCCCCGCCCCGGTCTCCGCGTATCTGCATGCCGCGGCGATGGTCAAGGCCGGGATCTACCTGCTGCTGCGCTTCTCCCCGGCCTTCGAGGACTCCACGCTCTGGCAGGTGCTGCTGATCAGCACCGGTCTGACCACGGCGCTGATGGGTGCGCTCTTCGCACTGCAGCGCCACGACATCAAAGAGATCATGGCCTACTCCACGGTCTCCCAGCTGGGCTTCCTGGTGGCGGTGATCGGCATCGGGACCCCCACGGCACTGGTGGCCGCCACGATCCACGTGATCGCCCACGCGCTCTTCAAGTCCGCGCTGTTCATGATGGTCGGCATCATCGAACATGAGGCGCACTCCCGCGACATCCGCCGACTCCATGGGCTGAGCCGGACCATGCGCATCTCGCTGGTGATCACGCTCATCTCCTCGCTGTCCATGGCCGGGGTCCCGCCGCTGCTCGGCTTCGTGTCCAAGGAGCACCTGCTGGCAGGATTCCTCTCCGCAGACATGCCGGCCCCGCTCACCTGGACGCTGACCCTGATCGCCGTGCTGGCGGCCATCGGCACCTTCGCGTACTGCGGGCGCATCGTGCTTGGAGCGTTCACCCGCTACACCGGCGCCGGGGCCACCGACGAGCACCATGAGCCGATCGACCCGGCCGAGACCCATGAGGCCCCGGCCAGCTTCTACCTGCCGGCGCTGCTTCCTGCTGTGGCCGGACTGCTTCTGGGCTTCGTCCCGTTCGTCTTCGACGGTCTGGTCACTCAGGCCGGAGAGGCCGCCCAGACGGGCACCTATGAGGCAGAGTTCGCGCTCTGGCACGGGTTCAACGTGGAGCTGCTGCTCTCGGCGGTGATCATCGGCGGCGGAGTGCTCGCCGTGATGATGCGCGCTCGCCTGGACGACATGATTCCGCGGACGCTGCTGCCCTTCACCGGAGTGGAGGTGGTCGAAGCGATGCGCTCCGGGGCCATCAACTTCGGCCGTCGGGTCGGGGACATCACCCGCTCGGACATGCATGGGCTGCACCTCGCGGCTCCCGGCATCCTGCTCGCCGGCGTCTTCATCGCCGGACTCGTGGCCTCGCCGGAGGTCGGGGAGTTCGATCCCGGCCACACGCGGATGACCGACTGGGTGCTCATCACGCTGCTGGTGTGCTTCCTGGCCGGCACCGTCATCGCCGAGAACCGCTCGGCCGCCGTCGTCCTCACCGGAGGCGCCGGCTTCGTGGTCGCCGCCTGGTTCTTCGCGCTGGGAGCCGTCGACGTCGGCATGACCCAGCTGCTCGTGGAGATCCTCACCGTGGTGGTGCTGGTCCTGGTGCTGCGCAAGCTGCCCAAGCGCTTCCACAAGGTCACCCGCACCCGCCGGTTCGTCGCCATCGCGGTGGCGCTGGGCTTCGGCGTGATGGCGTTCGCCGCCACCTTCGCGCTCACCGGTCGCCGCGGCCAGTCTCCCGCCGCCCAGTGGTACATGGAGAACACCTATGAGACCACCGGCGCGCTGAACGTGGTGAACTCCATCCTGGTGGACTTCCGCGCGCTGGACACCTTCGGCGAGCTCACCGTGCTGGGAGTGGCCGGCTTCGCCATCCTGGCGGTGCTGAACTCGGCGTTCTCCACCTCGGACAACGAGCCGCCCACCTCGCGGCAGTGGGCCGGGACCCCGCTGGACCACCCGGGGGACAACACGACGGCCATGCGCAGCGTGTTCAACTGGATGGCGCCGTTCATCGTGCTGCTCTCGCTGATCCTGCTGCTGCGCGGCCACTATGACTCTGGCGGAGGGTTCATCGCCGCCCTGGTCGCCGGCGGATTCTTCGCGCTGCGCTATCTGGTGGCGCCTTCGGACTCCGCTGTGAAGCTGCGCTTCGACTATGCGCTGGTGATCGTGGGCGGAGTCGCCACCGGCGCCGCCATCGGCCTGGCCGGCTACCTCGAAGGCTCCTTCCTGCGCCCGGTGGTGATCGCCGAGGGTCTGCCGCTGCCGTGGGGCTCCGATGCCGGCTTCTCGCTGACCACGGCGCTGATCTTCGACGTCGGCATCTACCTCGCCGTGATCGGTGCGGTGCTGGTGGCCCTGGATCGGCTGGGCCAGGCCCAGCGCTACCCCGCCGAGCTGCTCAAGGCCCACCGCCGGGCCCACGGCACCAGCGAGGCCGAGCTGTCCACGCTGAAGGTCCCCGCCGGCTACCACGCAGACCCCGGCGACCTGCCCTTCGAGGTGCAGTCGGACGAGACCCGGCCGGGGATCCACGCAGACGTCGAGCCGAGAGGGGTGAACGATCGATGA
- a CDS encoding superoxide dismutase family protein: MSIPRLRSSSGRSFGLPLTGLALIAGLALTGCGDSAESDPAEQDDDGAAQVDDAGADGDQAGDEDEQQSGDEAGEQSTAQDAAGEPFATAELIDWAENGIGTVSFTEVEGGVQIEAEVHDLEAGFRGITIHERGVCELQSSSENGVLGDFESSGGHLVGHVEEDEGVVEGEEAPEESTEPDLDDVSEDDPFQEPEAADHPDHAGDLPNLLINEDGTGWLSLISDRLFPEDLIAAEGTSVIVHAQADNHANVPARYNGYGPDLESLATGDAGSRIACGVVEEQ; encoded by the coding sequence ATGAGCATTCCTCGTCTCCGATCCTCCTCAGGCCGGTCTTTCGGCCTGCCGCTGACCGGCCTCGCACTGATCGCAGGGCTCGCGCTGACCGGCTGTGGGGACTCCGCCGAGTCGGATCCCGCGGAGCAGGACGACGACGGCGCCGCCCAGGTCGACGACGCCGGTGCGGACGGAGACCAGGCCGGTGACGAGGACGAGCAGCAGTCCGGTGACGAGGCCGGCGAGCAGTCCACAGCGCAGGACGCCGCCGGGGAGCCCTTCGCCACGGCCGAGCTGATCGACTGGGCCGAGAACGGCATCGGGACGGTGAGCTTCACCGAGGTCGAGGGCGGGGTGCAGATCGAGGCAGAGGTCCATGACCTCGAAGCAGGATTCCGCGGCATCACCATCCACGAGCGCGGCGTCTGCGAGCTGCAGTCCAGCTCCGAGAACGGCGTGCTGGGGGACTTCGAGTCCTCCGGCGGGCACCTCGTGGGACATGTGGAGGAGGACGAGGGAGTGGTCGAGGGGGAGGAGGCCCCGGAGGAGTCCACCGAACCGGACCTCGATGACGTCTCCGAGGACGATCCCTTCCAGGAGCCGGAGGCCGCAGATCACCCGGACCACGCTGGCGACCTCCCGAACCTGCTGATCAACGAGGACGGCACCGGCTGGCTGAGTCTGATCAGCGACCGGCTGTTTCCGGAGGACCTGATCGCCGCCGAGGGGACCTCGGTCATCGTCCACGCGCAGGCGGACAATCACGCCAACGTGCCGGCCCGGTACAACGGCTACGGGCCGGATCTCGAGTCTCTGGCCACCGGGGATGCCGGGAGCCGGATCGCCTGCGGAGTCGTCGAGGAGCAGTGA